The following proteins come from a genomic window of Chanos chanos chromosome 15, fChaCha1.1, whole genome shotgun sequence:
- the asb12a gene encoding ankyrin repeat and SOCS box protein 12a isoform X1 has translation MEHITTPKVEHVKLLDRYSGKNPATGTLYLTATHLIYVEQAHNARKETWVLHHHVALVEKLPLTAAGCPLLIHCKTFQLLHFILPRERECQDIYQSLLRLSQPEKEDELYAFVYNPKTQNQEEKKHSWALIDFASDFKRMGLPNDFWEISDLNKNYEICTTYPSLLGLPRTASVATVMGSAKFRSRGRLPALSYFHKDTKAAICRCSQPLSGLNARCVEDEQMLEAISRSNPNCPFVFVVDTRPKLNAMANRAAGKGYENEGNYSNIRFHFQGIENIHVMRNSLQKLLEVCAMKSPTMSDYLTGLESSGWLRHIKAVMDAGVFLSKAVADEKASVLVHCSDGWDRTAQVCSLASILLDPYYRTIKGLMVLIEKEWISFGHKFTHRCAHLSGDPKEASPVFTQFLECVWQLTEQFPCAFEFNERYLIQIHDHVYSCQYGNFIGNCQKERLDMKLHERTFSLWPVLLEKQEQYRNPLYKRSPNTTVLRPSTLPLHFKFWCGLYNHYDKGMHPKQSVLDQLLTLTQRKTEEERKMTDLQRQLAVADGVLPDPTGPISRLIEQNGQSETTPSASTDQSQRDCNSLINGATEGLTSDLKPTSGEEAGTQTISESKGKPVPVLLFMIQLRFGPEEEPSDESRELNRVVADNDHFLLAELLSQDRYRKRINERSGWGVPGTPLRMAASKGHLRCLELLLAHGAEVDSLDVKAQTPLFTAVCGRSLSCVLALLRAGANPNGSPLNNSSPVLTAAREGDPEILRQLLRHGAEVNARSKVMLWASGVSVCSGPLYLSAVYGHLDCFKVLLLYGADPNYNCPDDRQIVKTKQPKTVLEMCLRHGCSVEYIQLLIDFGANVYLPTLIIEKSTKQNEAVELLLRERGCPKSLLSQCRLAIRRHLKQVNRIQHIDHLDIPSRLINYLRHRPMSCGPEL, from the exons ATGGAGCATATAACTACGCCAAAG GTGGAACATGTGAAGCTATTGGACAGATACTCTGGCAAGAATCCAGCAACTGGTACCTTATACCTGACTGCTACTCACCTTATCTATGTAGAGCAAGCCCACAATGCTCGCAAAGAAACctgg GTGTTGCATCATCATGTGGCGTTGGTGGAGAAACTGCCCCTGACGGCTGCTGGCTGCCCCCTCCTCATCCACTGTAAAACATTCcagctactgcatttcattctGCCACGGGAGAGAGAATGCCAGGACATCTACCAGTCCCTGTTACGCCTGTCTCAGCCAg AAAAGGAGGATGAGCTGTATGCCTTCGTGTACAACCCCAAAACCCAAAACcaggaggagaagaaacacaGCTGGGCACTCATTGACTTTGCAAGTGATTTCAAAAGAATGGGATTGCCCAATGACTTCTGGGAAATCAGTGACCTGAACAAGAACTATGAG ATCTGTACCACATATCCATCACTGCTGGGCTTGCCCAGAACTGCCAGTGTTGCCACGGTGATGGGCAGCGCCAAGTTCAGGAGCCGTGGTCGACTGCCTGCTCTCTCTTATttccacaaagacacaaag GCAGCGATCTGTAGGTGTAGCCAGCCTCTCTCGGGTCTGAACGCACGCTGCGTGGAGGATGAGCAGATGCTGGAGGCGATCAGTCGGTCCAACCCTAACTGCCCCTTCGTGTTTGTAGTGGACACCAGACCCAAG cTGAATGCTATGGCGAACCGCGCCGCAGGAAAAGGCTATGAGAATGAGGGGAACTACTCCAACATCAGATTCCATTTCCAGGGAATTGAGAACATTCATGTCATGAGAAACAGTCTACAGAAACTGCTGGAAG TGTGCGCGATGAAGTCTCCAACCATGAGTGATTATCTGACTGGCCTGGAAAGTTCCGGATGGTTACGACACATTAAAGCTGTAATGGACGCgggtgtgtttctgtcaaaG GCAGTAGCAGATGAGAAAGCCAGTGTGTTGGTGCATTGTTCTGATGGTTGGGACCGGACGGCTCAGGTGTGTTCTTTAGCCAGCATCCTACTGGACCCTTACTACCGTACCATTAAAGGCCTTATG gttCTCATTGAAAAAGAATGGATCTCTTTTGGGcataaattcacacacag gtgtgCTCATCTGAGTGGAGATCCTAAAGAGGCGTCTCCTGTGTTCACTCAGTTTCTGGAGTGTGTTTGGCAGCTGACGGAGCAGTTTCCCTGTGCGTTTGAGTTTAACGAACGGTACCTCATTCAAATTCATGACCACGTGTACTCCTGCCAGTATGGGAACTTCATTGGAAACTGCCAGAAGGAGAGATTGGACATGAA GTTGCATGAGAGGACGTTTTCTCTGTGGCCAGTGCTGCTGGAGAAACAGGAGCAGTACAGAAACCCTCTGTACAAACGCTCTCCCAACACCACTGTTCTCAGGCCCAGCACTCTTCCTTTACACTTTAA gttttGGTGTGGATTATATAACCACTATGACAAAGGGATGCACCCAAAGCAGTCAGTTCTTGACCAGCTGCTCACTCTGACccagagaaagactgaggaagagaggaagatgaCAGACCTACAGAGA CAACTGGCTGTTGCTGATGGTGTCTTACCAGATCCAACTGGGCCAATCAGCAGGCTTATAGAACAAAACGGTCAATCTGAGACCACCCCTTCTGCTTCCACTGACCAGTCACAGAGAGACTGCAACTCACTCATCAATGGTGCCACAGAGGGACTGACTTCAGATTTAAAACCCACCAGTGGGGAGGAGGCTGGCACACAAACCATCAGTGAGTCAAAGGGAAAacctgttcctgtgt TGCTCTTCATGATCCAGCTGCGTTTCGGACCTGAAGAGGAACCGAGCGACGAGAGCCGTGAACTGAATCGGGTTGTTGCCGACAATGACCATTTTCTGCTGGCGGAGCTGCTCTCTCAGGACCGCTACAGGAAGCGCATTAACGAACGCAGCGGCTGGGGGGTACCCGGCACTCCCTTGCGTATGGCGGCGTCAAAGGGACATCTCCGCTGTCTGGAGCTGCTCTTGGCGCATGGCGCAGAAGTTGACAGCCTGGATGTGAAGGCTCAGACTCCGCTCTTCACCGCTGTTTGCGGACGCTCTCTGAGCTGCGTGCTAGCGCTGCTGCGTGCTGGCGCTAACCCTAACGGAAGCCCCCTGAATAACAGCTCGCCCGTTCTCACCGCAGCCAGAGAGGGCGACCCGGAGATCCTTCGTCAACTCCTTCGCCACGGAGCTGAAGTGAACGCCCGGTCCAAAGTCATGCTGTGGGCGTCGGGCGTATCAGTATGTAGTGGGCCGCTTTACCTGTCTGCTGTATATGGTCACCTGGACTGTTTTAAAGTGCTTTTATTGTACGGTGCTGATCCTAACTACAACTGCCCAGATGACAGGCAGATAGTCAAAACCAAGCAGCCCAAGACGGTGTTGGAGATGTGTCTGAGACATGGCTGCAGTGTGGAGTATATCCAGCTACTCATTGACTTTGGTGCTAATGTCTATCTACCTACTCTCATAATAGAGAAGAGCACCAAACAAAACGAGGCCGTGGAGCTgctgctgagagaaagag GGTGCCCTAAGTCGCTGCTCTCTCAGTGTCGACTTGCCATTCGCAGACACCTCAAACAAGTGAACAGGATTCAGCATATAGACCATTTGGACATCCCGTCCAGACTGATTAATTAtctcagacacagacctatGAGCTGCGGCCCAGAGctctga
- the asb12a gene encoding ankyrin repeat and SOCS box protein 12a isoform X2: MIQLRFGPEEEPSDESRELNRVVADNDHFLLAELLSQDRYRKRINERSGWGVPGTPLRMAASKGHLRCLELLLAHGAEVDSLDVKAQTPLFTAVCGRSLSCVLALLRAGANPNGSPLNNSSPVLTAAREGDPEILRQLLRHGAEVNARSKVMLWASGVSVCSGPLYLSAVYGHLDCFKVLLLYGADPNYNCPDDRQIVKTKQPKTVLEMCLRHGCSVEYIQLLIDFGANVYLPTLIIEKSTKQNEAVELLLRERGCPKSLLSQCRLAIRRHLKQVNRIQHIDHLDIPSRLINYLRHRPMSCGPEL, translated from the exons ATGATCCAGCTGCGTTTCGGACCTGAAGAGGAACCGAGCGACGAGAGCCGTGAACTGAATCGGGTTGTTGCCGACAATGACCATTTTCTGCTGGCGGAGCTGCTCTCTCAGGACCGCTACAGGAAGCGCATTAACGAACGCAGCGGCTGGGGGGTACCCGGCACTCCCTTGCGTATGGCGGCGTCAAAGGGACATCTCCGCTGTCTGGAGCTGCTCTTGGCGCATGGCGCAGAAGTTGACAGCCTGGATGTGAAGGCTCAGACTCCGCTCTTCACCGCTGTTTGCGGACGCTCTCTGAGCTGCGTGCTAGCGCTGCTGCGTGCTGGCGCTAACCCTAACGGAAGCCCCCTGAATAACAGCTCGCCCGTTCTCACCGCAGCCAGAGAGGGCGACCCGGAGATCCTTCGTCAACTCCTTCGCCACGGAGCTGAAGTGAACGCCCGGTCCAAAGTCATGCTGTGGGCGTCGGGCGTATCAGTATGTAGTGGGCCGCTTTACCTGTCTGCTGTATATGGTCACCTGGACTGTTTTAAAGTGCTTTTATTGTACGGTGCTGATCCTAACTACAACTGCCCAGATGACAGGCAGATAGTCAAAACCAAGCAGCCCAAGACGGTGTTGGAGATGTGTCTGAGACATGGCTGCAGTGTGGAGTATATCCAGCTACTCATTGACTTTGGTGCTAATGTCTATCTACCTACTCTCATAATAGAGAAGAGCACCAAACAAAACGAGGCCGTGGAGCTgctgctgagagaaagag GGTGCCCTAAGTCGCTGCTCTCTCAGTGTCGACTTGCCATTCGCAGACACCTCAAACAAGTGAACAGGATTCAGCATATAGACCATTTGGACATCCCGTCCAGACTGATTAATTAtctcagacacagacctatGAGCTGCGGCCCAGAGctctga
- the shisa2a gene encoding shisa family member 2a yields MGSPATSLFFLLIFVARLVSVQGSGEYCHGWSDSYNSWHRGFQCPERYDGEEARYCCGTCALRYCCTSVEARLDQSTCDVDQNHDSENEDKIRKMIPNVPMYLPFVIVVSAFLSFVLMGLLVSVCCCQCLKPKAADRQPGPVQAQTGLLASGTSSPESSTPSRSSSSGAAPQLPAADVAVSVFGPVGNLLPAPPLQHYSPHAQGPAPFYPPYLGYALPPDHTLLMGPAFIDSQTPFGEAQGQAFAPAAVHIESVYRGVSI; encoded by the exons ATGGGATCACCTGCAACCTCCTTATTTTTCCTGCTCATCTTCGTAGCTCGTCTGGTCTCAGTTCAGGGGTCTGGAGAGTATTGTCACGGATGGTCCGATTCATACAACAGCTGGCACCGCGGTTTCCAGTGTCCGGAGCGCTACGACGGTGAGGAGGCGCGTTACTGCTGTGGCACGTGCGCGCTGCGTTACTGCTGCACATCTGTAGAAGCAAGACTAGACCAAAGCACATGCGACGTGGATCAGAATCATGATtctgaaaatgaagacaaaattAGGAAAATGATCCCGAACG tgcCCATGTACCTGCCCTTTGTGATTGTTGTGAGTGCCTTCCTGTCCTTCGTGCTGATGGGTTTGCTGGTGTCAGTGTGCTGCTGTCAGTGCCTGAAGCCCAAAGCGGCCGATCGGCAGCCGGGCCCAGTGCAGGCCCAGACCGGCCTGTTAGCATCTGGTACCTCATCTCCAGAAAGCTCCACGCCATCCAGAAGCTCCAGCTCCGGTGCCGCGCCCCAGCTGCCCGCGGCGGACGTGGCCGTGAGCGTGTTCGGCCCGGTGGGAAACCTGCTCCCCGCACCTCCACTGCAGCACTACTCCCCTCACGCACAGGGCCCCGCCCCGTTTTACCCACCGTACCTCGGCTATGCCCTGCCACCTGACCACACCCTGCTAATGGGCCCGGCGTTTATCGACAGTCAGACTCCGTTTGGGGAGGCGCAGGGCCAGGCCTTTGCTCCAGCGGCCGTGCACATTGAGTCGGTTTATCGCGGTGTGTCCATCTGA
- the zc4h2 gene encoding zinc finger C4H2 domain-containing protein isoform X1, translating into MADEQEIMCKLENIKEIRNKTVQMEKIKSRLRSEFEALESEEKHLKEYKQEMDLLLQEKMAHVEELRLIHADINVMENTIKQSESDLNKLLESTRRLHDEYKPLKEHVDALRMTLGLQRLPDLSEEEEKLSLDYFEKQKAEWQTEPQEPPIPESLAAAAAAAQQLQVARKQDSRQTATFRQQPPPMKACLSCHQQIHRNAPICPLCKAKSRSRNPKKPKRKPDE; encoded by the exons ATGGCGGACGAGCAGGAGATTATGTGTAAACTGGAGAACATAAAAGAAATAAG GAATAAGACGGTGCAGATGGAGAAAATTAAATCTCGTCTACGAAGCGAGTTTGAAGCGCTGGAGTCAGAGGAGAAACATCTGAAAGAATATAAACAGGAAATGGATCTCCTGCTACAGGAGAAAATGGCTCACGTGGAGGAACTGCGACTTATCCACGCTGATATTAACGTG ATGGAGAACACCATAAAGCAGTCGGAGAGTGATCTGAACAAACTGCTGGAGTCCACTCGCCGGCTGCATGATGAATATAAACCCCTGAAGGAGCACGTGGACGCCCTGAGGATGACCCTAGGCCTGCAGAGGCTTCCTGACCTCagcgaggaagaggagaagcTCTCCTTAGA TTATTTTGAGAAGCAAAAAGCTGAGTGGCAGACAGAACCTCAGGAGCCTCCAATCCCAGAATCCTTAGCAGCAGCGGCGGCGGCAGCCCAGCAGCTACAGGTTGCTAGGAAACAGGACTCAAGGCAGACTGCCACCTTCAGACAGCAGCCTCCGCCCATGAAG GCCTGTCTGTCATGTCACCAGCAGATTCACCGCAATGCTCCGATTTGTCCTCTCTGCAAGGCCAAGAGTCGCTCAcgaaaccccaaaaaacccaagagAAAACCTGATGAGTGA
- the zc4h2 gene encoding zinc finger C4H2 domain-containing protein isoform X2, with the protein MADEQEIMCKLENIKEIRNKTVQMEKIKSRLRSEFEALESEEKHLKEYKQEMDLLLQEKMAHVEELRLIHADINVMENTIKQSESDLNKLLESTRRLHDEYKPLKEHVDALRMTLGLQRLPDLSEEEEKLSLEPVCHVTSRFTAMLRFVLSARPRVAHETPKNPRENLMSDCRPTTHKNIQSQRL; encoded by the exons ATGGCGGACGAGCAGGAGATTATGTGTAAACTGGAGAACATAAAAGAAATAAG GAATAAGACGGTGCAGATGGAGAAAATTAAATCTCGTCTACGAAGCGAGTTTGAAGCGCTGGAGTCAGAGGAGAAACATCTGAAAGAATATAAACAGGAAATGGATCTCCTGCTACAGGAGAAAATGGCTCACGTGGAGGAACTGCGACTTATCCACGCTGATATTAACGTG ATGGAGAACACCATAAAGCAGTCGGAGAGTGATCTGAACAAACTGCTGGAGTCCACTCGCCGGCTGCATGATGAATATAAACCCCTGAAGGAGCACGTGGACGCCCTGAGGATGACCCTAGGCCTGCAGAGGCTTCCTGACCTCagcgaggaagaggagaagcTCTCCTTAGA GCCTGTCTGTCATGTCACCAGCAGATTCACCGCAATGCTCCGATTTGTCCTCTCTGCAAGGCCAAGAGTCGCTCAcgaaaccccaaaaaacccaagagAAAACCTGATGAGTGACTGCAGACCCACTACACACAAGAACATTCAGTCTCAAAGACTTTAA